One window of the Betaproteobacteria bacterium genome contains the following:
- a CDS encoding helix-turn-helix domain-containing protein, protein MKKLIGAKEVATKLSISLRKLEQMVANGELPGYFKLGRIRKWDLAAIDEWIERRVAHSPDS, encoded by the coding sequence GTGAAGAAACTGATCGGCGCAAAGGAAGTGGCGACAAAGCTCTCAATTAGCCTGCGCAAGCTCGAACAGATGGTCGCCAACGGCGAGCTTCCCGGCTACTTCAAGTTGGGACGAATCAGGAAATGGGACCTTGCCGCAATCGATGAGTGGATTGAACGCAGAGTTGCGCACTCGCCGGACAGCTAG
- a CDS encoding TniB family NTP-binding protein: MRTPDQTADTTASAKAGSLDKLYGAFVRHPRLTHLMEAIDECLEVTREDQEPRCMTIVGESGVGKSTLIAQVLKGYAAEETPTGRIVPILAIDVPKPCSVKGVTTTLLSALGDPQPDRGNTVSQIERLYKPVIHCKVDMIILDEFQHLLDEKTERVLGDVSDFVKTLINRTKISFVLVGMPSLVKVVEGDSQIQLRSRFMNRMTLEPFTGSVTMATNTGSFFNRLN, from the coding sequence ATGCGTACACCAGACCAGACCGCCGATACGACTGCTTCTGCCAAAGCGGGTTCCCTCGACAAGCTATACGGGGCCTTCGTCCGCCATCCGCGCCTTACCCATTTGATGGAGGCAATCGATGAGTGTCTTGAAGTCACCCGCGAAGATCAGGAGCCGCGCTGCATGACCATTGTCGGTGAATCGGGCGTCGGTAAAAGCACACTTATCGCCCAGGTATTGAAGGGCTATGCGGCGGAGGAAACACCCACGGGTCGGATCGTACCGATTTTGGCGATCGATGTGCCAAAGCCGTGCAGTGTGAAGGGAGTGACCACCACTCTCTTGAGCGCGCTGGGGGATCCTCAGCCGGATCGGGGTAATACTGTGAGCCAGATCGAGCGCCTTTACAAGCCCGTCATACATTGCAAAGTCGACATGATTATTCTCGATGAATTTCAGCATCTCCTGGATGAGAAAACCGAGCGCGTGCTGGGCGATGTGTCGGACTTCGTCAAGACGCTGATCAACCGGACAAAGATATCCTTTGTGCTGGTCGGAATGCCTAGCCTGGTCAAGGTTGTGGAAGGGGATAGCCAAATCCAGTTACGCAGCCGCTTCATGAATCGCATGACGCTGGAACCTTTCACCGGCAGCGTGACAATGGCGACGAATACCGGAAGTTTCTTCAACAGATTGAATTGA
- a CDS encoding DDE-type integrase/transposase/recombinase, with the protein MSFNLNLTNPVVGQQVQLHAQQYSIGLPLPDGRFSLTNVKNGTTLLMARQELAQKYLDGFAEHVADPVAATFLTQRKLNLLDLTIASEEDKKTVRRKQAYVDALDNLGVKTYQPSRFTQVIEAVAAEIGDVRKPTHWTLQRWRRDWERSQGDPRVFLPQRARRGNRQLRWPQELVQLAGQVAKEGLLTKQKHTVTKFCRDLETAIADANKFREPAHHIKMPSEGSVRRYCLRIDPFKFLSSRSTWRAADRTQKQYGRGVKTSRILERVEIDHTLLDLFVVDSRSGIILGRPWLTIVIDAHSRAILSFYLSFGPPSWVAVMEAMKRAILPKGDLRKVYPEIQHTWDCHGLMELAISDNGKEFVSANLDDGADALRIRIQLCPT; encoded by the coding sequence ATGTCATTTAATCTGAATTTGACCAATCCAGTTGTAGGACAACAAGTGCAGTTGCATGCCCAGCAGTATTCAATTGGGCTTCCGTTGCCCGATGGGCGTTTCTCCCTAACCAACGTCAAGAACGGCACGACACTGCTCATGGCGCGCCAGGAACTGGCGCAGAAGTATCTGGACGGGTTTGCCGAGCACGTCGCCGATCCCGTGGCGGCAACGTTTCTGACGCAACGCAAACTGAATTTGCTCGACCTCACGATTGCCTCCGAGGAGGACAAGAAAACGGTCCGGCGCAAGCAGGCCTATGTTGACGCATTGGATAATTTGGGCGTCAAGACCTACCAGCCTTCTCGCTTCACCCAAGTCATCGAAGCGGTCGCAGCGGAAATTGGCGATGTGCGAAAGCCGACGCATTGGACCCTGCAGCGGTGGCGCCGCGATTGGGAAAGGTCGCAGGGTGATCCTCGCGTGTTTCTTCCCCAGCGCGCGCGGCGTGGCAATCGGCAGCTACGTTGGCCACAGGAACTTGTCCAACTTGCCGGTCAGGTCGCAAAGGAAGGGCTGCTCACCAAGCAAAAACACACCGTCACAAAATTCTGCCGCGACTTGGAAACGGCGATTGCAGACGCGAACAAATTTCGGGAACCAGCGCATCACATCAAGATGCCGAGCGAGGGTTCGGTGCGTCGCTATTGTTTGCGGATTGATCCCTTCAAATTCCTGTCATCGCGGTCCACGTGGCGTGCAGCGGATCGAACCCAGAAACAGTATGGCCGTGGCGTAAAGACCAGCCGAATTCTGGAACGGGTAGAAATCGATCACACGTTACTGGATTTGTTTGTGGTGGACAGTAGGTCCGGAATCATTCTCGGTCGCCCCTGGCTCACGATCGTCATTGACGCGCATTCGCGCGCCATCCTGTCGTTCTACCTGTCGTTCGGGCCACCGTCATGGGTCGCGGTGATGGAAGCGATGAAGCGCGCGATCTTGCCGAAAGGGGACCTCCGCAAGGTGTATCCCGAAATTCAACATACTTGGGATTGCCATGGCCTCATGGAACTGGCGATTTCGGACAACGGCAAGGAGTTCGTGTCGGCCAACCTTGATGATGGCGCCGATGCGCTTCGCATCCGGATTCAACTGTGCCCCACATGA
- a CDS encoding TniQ family protein has product MALLVRPDPFDDESPLGYLLRLIDLNGLVSGNHLLDLIAVEGRRWRSLWAVATRPQGMMDLAIALGKPVEPYRQLAYTRSNSELFSTCLFKGSQIPRWALRVKRSHVCVVCLRASAHARAVWDLSLVEGCPQHNIRLIDACPHCHSALRMARQEVATCGSCGFDLRLAEGEPLTTVESDRLRLILHALAGPHDRPNMVGEQVISKGGWLALLAFLWRSGGEWARIGKSDT; this is encoded by the coding sequence ATGGCACTGCTGGTAAGACCCGATCCCTTTGACGATGAGAGCCCGCTAGGCTACTTATTGCGCCTCATTGATCTGAATGGGTTGGTGTCTGGCAATCACTTGCTTGACCTGATTGCTGTGGAGGGACGGCGCTGGCGGTCCCTCTGGGCGGTTGCCACGCGCCCACAGGGCATGATGGATCTGGCAATTGCCCTCGGCAAGCCGGTGGAACCCTATCGGCAATTGGCCTATACACGGTCGAATTCAGAATTGTTTTCAACCTGTTTGTTTAAGGGTTCGCAAATTCCGCGTTGGGCTCTTCGAGTCAAAAGGTCGCACGTGTGTGTCGTCTGCCTGCGGGCATCCGCGCACGCGCGTGCTGTGTGGGATTTGTCGCTGGTCGAAGGTTGCCCTCAGCACAACATCCGGCTGATAGATGCCTGCCCACATTGTCACTCCGCACTCCGCATGGCCCGGCAAGAGGTTGCTACCTGCGGCTCGTGTGGCTTTGACTTGCGACTGGCTGAAGGTGAACCGTTGACGACGGTCGAAAGCGACCGGCTTCGTTTGATCCTCCACGCGTTGGCAGGACCACATGACCGCCCCAATATGGTGGGCGAACAGGTGATCTCCAAAGGTGGCTGGCTGGCGCTGCTGGCGTTTTTATGGCGCTCCGGGGGCGAATGGGCTCGCATCG
- a CDS encoding TnsA endonuclease C-terminal domain-containing protein, translated as MKPVRKIHNRSPHKVIGRFPSNKSRFCIWWESQLEQDCLFHLEFDREVAAISGQPFHVSYVLNGKRRRYTPDFLVEGSNLRDVIEVKPLAKTLTPEFRLWKAAVTEVLARHKYRFFIKTELDLRREPELSNLKWLYRFLRTEATDYQCQQLLAQIQRGARTVGAVQAHARVHNSDVELVWHLIATRAVEVDLNQRLTEQSLISSRSNA; from the coding sequence TTGAAACCAGTTCGAAAGATTCACAACCGAAGTCCCCACAAGGTCATCGGTCGATTCCCGTCAAACAAGTCACGTTTCTGCATCTGGTGGGAAAGCCAGTTGGAGCAAGATTGCCTGTTTCACCTTGAATTCGATCGCGAGGTGGCGGCTATCTCGGGTCAGCCATTCCACGTTTCCTACGTGCTGAATGGCAAGCGGCGTCGCTATACCCCGGATTTTCTCGTCGAGGGATCGAATCTGCGCGATGTCATCGAAGTGAAACCGCTGGCGAAAACCTTGACGCCGGAGTTTCGACTCTGGAAAGCCGCCGTCACTGAAGTGCTCGCGAGACACAAATACCGATTCTTCATTAAGACCGAACTTGATCTCCGTCGGGAACCGGAGCTCTCAAACCTGAAATGGTTGTATCGCTTCCTTAGAACCGAGGCCACGGACTACCAGTGTCAGCAACTACTCGCGCAAATTCAACGCGGCGCGAGAACCGTGGGCGCGGTCCAAGCGCACGCCCGCGTCCACAACAGTGACGTCGAGTTGGTATGGCATTTGATTGCAACACGCGCTGTAGAAGTCGACCTTAACCAGAGGCTCACCGAGCAATCGCTCATTTCTTCGAGGAGTAACGCGTAA
- a CDS encoding helix-turn-helix domain-containing protein: MKKRARTDFLGRGSWALCFSAEELSIVDSPGKSDRLDRVRFHNFLAPLLSVCDVSGHELELTSGMALIDFISRVIHRKIRQTNLAVLSTVTNCRSASELLERFKTSGLASIRGMPQMVEGEVASVAILGRSLALSAQSDSYKEMEKVAWGLALIGWAITKWRVAQICEICFRHAWPGNRFCRVHSQAGPDGRSRAKRFAAYRRGRMARGIAELRGIVFTKGPDGLQRVNHYENTFLWLMFPEAAPVFTDNERDKELYEALRGARRVLLKLGGRTALCKPYPELIAIFRKKIDQDTLEAPNASLIREAEIWLQLEEEVAPTRRGKGVKTIALVDQAVLIAREGYSKVEIARALGVAKSTVSSWLKRYSNFREAFRHK, encoded by the coding sequence TTGAAGAAAAGAGCGCGCACAGACTTTCTCGGGCGCGGTTCTTGGGCCTTGTGCTTTTCGGCGGAAGAATTGAGCATAGTGGATTCCCCCGGCAAGTCGGATCGACTTGATCGCGTCCGTTTTCACAATTTTCTCGCGCCACTGCTGAGCGTATGCGATGTGAGTGGGCACGAACTAGAACTTACCTCAGGTATGGCGCTCATCGATTTCATTTCGAGGGTAATCCATCGAAAAATTCGCCAGACAAATCTAGCGGTGCTTTCCACGGTAACCAATTGTCGTTCAGCTTCCGAATTGCTTGAAAGATTCAAGACTTCCGGTCTGGCAAGCATAAGGGGCATGCCGCAAATGGTAGAAGGCGAAGTTGCATCTGTCGCGATTTTGGGCCGGTCACTTGCACTGTCGGCACAATCTGATTCCTACAAGGAGATGGAGAAAGTCGCCTGGGGTCTGGCGCTGATCGGCTGGGCAATTACCAAATGGCGCGTCGCTCAAATCTGTGAAATCTGCTTTCGTCACGCATGGCCGGGCAACAGATTTTGTCGTGTTCATTCGCAAGCCGGTCCTGACGGTCGAAGCCGGGCTAAAAGATTTGCGGCATACCGGAGAGGGCGCATGGCGAGGGGGATTGCCGAATTACGCGGAATCGTATTCACGAAGGGGCCTGACGGCCTGCAAAGAGTTAATCACTACGAAAATACATTTTTGTGGCTGATGTTTCCTGAAGCCGCGCCCGTATTTACCGACAACGAACGTGACAAAGAGCTTTACGAAGCGCTCAGAGGTGCACGTCGCGTGCTCCTCAAGTTAGGTGGTAGGACTGCGCTATGCAAACCGTATCCGGAACTGATTGCAATATTTCGCAAAAAAATTGATCAAGACACCCTTGAAGCGCCAAATGCTTCTCTCATTCGCGAAGCCGAAATTTGGCTGCAACTTGAAGAGGAAGTTGCGCCAACTCGTCGTGGCAAAGGCGTGAAAACGATTGCGTTAGTCGACCAAGCGGTCCTCATTGCACGAGAAGGGTATTCGAAAGTTGAAATTGCGCGTGCGTTAGGGGTCGCAAAGTCAACCGTTTCCTCTTGGTTGAAAAGATATTCAAATTTTCGAGAAGCCTTCAGGCACAAATGA